One window from the genome of Grus americana isolate bGruAme1 chromosome 2, bGruAme1.mat, whole genome shotgun sequence encodes:
- the CIDEA gene encoding cell death activator CIDE-A isoform X1, whose amino-acid sequence MGASVGAVTKQTLFPPLMPAGRPFRVSNASRSSRKGIVASSLQELISKTLDAFLISAGIITLVLEEDGTVVDTEEFFRSLDDNTHFMVLEKGQKWTQTRNGIATVRQKKKMGVANITFDLYKLNPKDFIGCLNIKATFYEIYSVSYDIKCMGAKSVLRKVLQLMSHAAQITGQFLLYTGTYMLQLMGEYDEDGTCTRSRRE is encoded by the exons ATGGGAGCATCTGTGGGAGCAGTAACAAAACAGACCCTGTTCCCTCCTCTCATGCCTGCAGGGCGACCTTTCCGTGTGTCGAATGCCTCCCGAAGCAGCCGGAAAGGAATTGTTGCAAGCAGCCTGCAAGAGCTCATCAGCAAG actttAGATGCCTTCCTTATATCTGCTGGAATAATTACTCTGGTTTTGGAGGAAGATGGCACGGTTGTGGACACAGAAGAGTTCTTCAGGTCCCTGGATGACAATACGCACTTCATGGTTCtagaaaaaggacagaaatggaCACAA acaAGAAATGGAATTGCCACTGtgagacaaaagaagaaaatgggagtAGCTAACATCACGTTTGATCTGTACAAGCTGAACCCTAAGGATTTTATTGGCTGCTTAAACATCAAGGCGACCTTCTATGAGATCTACTCTGTCTCATATGACATCAAATGTATGGGAGCAAAAAGCGTATTGCG GAAGGTGCTTCAGCTAATGTCCCATGCAGCACAAATAACTGGACAGTTTCTTCTCTATACTGGAACATACATGTTGCAGTTGATGGGTGAATATGACGAAGATGGCACGTGTACAAGATCAAGGCGCGAGTAG
- the CIDEA gene encoding cell death activator CIDE-A isoform X2, which produces MEVVRDSVGSLARSLVSMGASVGAVTKQTLFPPLMPAGRPFRVSNASRSSRKGIVASSLQELISKTLDAFLISAGIITLVLEEDGTVVDTEEFFRSLDDNTHFMVLEKGQKWTQTRNGIATVRQKKKMGVANITFDLYKLNPKDFIGCLNIKATFYEIYSVSYDIKCMGAKSVLRKVLQLMSHAAQITGQFLLYTGTYMLQLMGEYDEDGTCTRSRRE; this is translated from the exons ATGGAGGTGGTGCGGGACTCCGTGGGTTCGCTGGCGCG ATCTTTGGTATCCATGGGAGCATCTGTGGGAGCAGTAACAAAACAGACCCTGTTCCCTCCTCTCATGCCTGCAGGGCGACCTTTCCGTGTGTCGAATGCCTCCCGAAGCAGCCGGAAAGGAATTGTTGCAAGCAGCCTGCAAGAGCTCATCAGCAAG actttAGATGCCTTCCTTATATCTGCTGGAATAATTACTCTGGTTTTGGAGGAAGATGGCACGGTTGTGGACACAGAAGAGTTCTTCAGGTCCCTGGATGACAATACGCACTTCATGGTTCtagaaaaaggacagaaatggaCACAA acaAGAAATGGAATTGCCACTGtgagacaaaagaagaaaatgggagtAGCTAACATCACGTTTGATCTGTACAAGCTGAACCCTAAGGATTTTATTGGCTGCTTAAACATCAAGGCGACCTTCTATGAGATCTACTCTGTCTCATATGACATCAAATGTATGGGAGCAAAAAGCGTATTGCG GAAGGTGCTTCAGCTAATGTCCCATGCAGCACAAATAACTGGACAGTTTCTTCTCTATACTGGAACATACATGTTGCAGTTGATGGGTGAATATGACGAAGATGGCACGTGTACAAGATCAAGGCGCGAGTAG